One Persicobacter psychrovividus DNA window includes the following coding sequences:
- a CDS encoding M16 family metallopeptidase, whose protein sequence is MMKMLKAFVLIGMMLGLPKAFAQDASQDTVAIPLNPAIIHKTLPNGFSYYIQKNALPKDQIQFRMVIKAGSILETEQQRGFAHFLEHMAFNGSKHFPENQLVDYLQSIGVEFGSDLNAYTGYDETVYMLPLPNSKKETLDNGFYMLGDILNGLNLTTEDIDKERSIIHEEWRTTIGLSQRLKDAMYPLLYQGSRYLDRRPIGLMSVVMGKGNEEGIRQFYKDWYRPDLATLVVVGDLNPAEIEKRIIATFGPMTNPSPEKERKYYGVPDHDNTLVKIIQDKEITSTSIKVIHKYPKHEEKTLKDLRRSVVNLLYTYMVNQRLSDVAQSPNAPYMYAQSYSTSASGNKNRYISLATVKADKIIDGTKGLMRELQRIKQYGFTQAELDRKKEILRKDFESMALEENKQTSAQLTALITNHVISGEECSTLSFKKKFVDECLKTISLSDVQSLVEEFMHGEQANRVVLLTAPASATTPSKADLLTALDQVQKEKVTPFKDTVVDAPLMTTTPKGGEIAKEVYDKDLDVTHLTFANGVTVDLKPTEFKNNEIRFTSVRNGGYSKAAADNFDNASMAATFTNLGGLSNFSSMQLDRILSAKQVYLAPYIHRYTEGVSGFSSKEDFETLMKLTYLTYTAPRKDPAKFKQFIDNKKEYNRNSLNDPDSYFADQINKEMSQHDPRTETLLTPEQLDRLSLDKSFDFYKSRFNSAKGAHFIIVGSFDVNTIKPLLTTYLGGLPAGPVDASFNDEGIRPPKKGMSFDYPRNTVDKSKVVIRYTGDFPASQKDRVEMGLLGDILTIRLNQKLREEIGGVYSPYAAANVFKYPYTHYRMDIFFTCASANRDALVNAAVGQIKEMQKGISATNLDKVKKAALKDRKASLQMNGYWRKLLEDQWSRGESKVNFEQYNKDIQSVTAKDLQKMARKYLKANKHLEFTLSPNPEAIKK, encoded by the coding sequence ATGATGAAAATGTTAAAAGCTTTTGTCCTGATAGGGATGATGCTTGGTTTGCCGAAAGCCTTTGCGCAGGATGCAAGTCAAGATACCGTAGCAATTCCCCTAAATCCAGCGATTATACATAAGACCCTGCCTAATGGCTTCTCTTATTATATTCAGAAAAATGCCCTGCCAAAAGATCAGATCCAGTTTCGAATGGTCATCAAGGCGGGTTCTATTTTGGAAACAGAGCAACAGCGTGGCTTTGCGCACTTTTTAGAGCACATGGCCTTTAATGGGAGCAAGCACTTTCCTGAAAACCAACTCGTGGATTATTTACAGTCGATCGGGGTGGAGTTTGGTAGTGACCTGAATGCCTACACAGGCTATGACGAAACCGTTTACATGTTGCCTTTGCCGAACAGCAAAAAGGAAACACTGGACAATGGTTTTTATATGTTGGGCGATATCCTGAACGGATTGAACCTGACCACAGAAGATATTGACAAAGAGCGTTCGATTATCCATGAAGAGTGGAGAACAACGATCGGTTTGTCTCAGCGCCTCAAAGATGCCATGTACCCATTGTTGTACCAAGGCTCTCGCTACTTGGACCGCCGCCCGATTGGCCTGATGTCCGTAGTAATGGGCAAAGGAAATGAAGAGGGCATCCGTCAGTTTTACAAAGACTGGTACCGCCCAGACCTGGCCACGCTTGTTGTGGTAGGTGACCTTAATCCTGCTGAAATTGAAAAGCGAATTATTGCGACTTTCGGCCCGATGACCAACCCGTCGCCTGAAAAAGAACGCAAATATTATGGTGTGCCTGATCATGACAACACTTTGGTGAAAATCATTCAGGACAAGGAAATTACCTCGACTTCGATCAAGGTGATTCACAAATACCCAAAACACGAAGAGAAGACGCTGAAAGATTTGCGCCGTTCGGTAGTGAACTTGCTGTACACTTATATGGTCAATCAACGATTGAGCGATGTGGCACAATCACCGAATGCTCCTTATATGTATGCACAGTCGTATTCAACTTCTGCCTCGGGGAACAAAAACCGCTATATCTCACTGGCAACAGTGAAAGCCGATAAAATTATTGATGGTACCAAAGGGCTGATGCGCGAATTGCAACGCATTAAGCAATATGGTTTCACGCAGGCGGAACTCGATCGTAAAAAGGAAATTCTGAGAAAGGATTTCGAGAGCATGGCACTGGAAGAAAACAAACAGACTTCCGCACAGCTTACCGCCCTGATCACCAACCATGTGATTTCAGGAGAAGAGTGTAGCACCTTGTCTTTCAAGAAAAAGTTTGTAGACGAATGTCTGAAAACCATTAGCCTGAGCGATGTACAGTCATTGGTGGAGGAATTCATGCATGGCGAGCAAGCAAACAGAGTCGTTTTATTGACTGCCCCAGCTTCTGCCACCACGCCAAGCAAAGCGGATCTTTTAACTGCCCTTGATCAGGTACAAAAAGAGAAGGTGACTCCTTTTAAAGATACAGTTGTTGATGCCCCACTGATGACCACCACACCAAAAGGTGGTGAAATTGCCAAAGAGGTTTACGATAAGGATTTGGATGTAACGCATTTGACTTTTGCCAACGGCGTAACGGTTGATCTGAAACCTACGGAATTCAAGAACAACGAAATCCGTTTTACTTCGGTACGTAACGGCGGTTATTCCAAAGCTGCGGCAGATAATTTCGATAACGCTTCAATGGCTGCTACTTTCACCAATCTGGGTGGTTTGTCGAACTTCTCTTCTATGCAACTGGATCGTATCCTTTCTGCAAAGCAAGTGTATTTGGCACCATATATCCACCGATATACCGAAGGTGTGAGTGGTTTCTCTTCTAAAGAAGATTTTGAAACACTGATGAAATTGACTTACCTGACCTATACGGCACCACGTAAAGACCCAGCGAAGTTCAAGCAGTTTATCGACAACAAAAAGGAATACAACAGAAATAGCCTCAATGATCCAGATTCTTATTTTGCTGATCAGATTAATAAAGAAATGAGTCAGCATGATCCACGCACGGAGACCTTATTGACTCCTGAGCAATTGGATCGCCTGAGCCTTGATAAATCTTTTGATTTTTACAAAAGCAGATTCAATTCCGCCAAAGGTGCTCATTTCATTATCGTGGGAAGCTTCGATGTCAATACCATCAAGCCATTACTAACCACCTATTTGGGCGGTTTGCCTGCGGGTCCTGTGGATGCCTCTTTCAATGATGAAGGAATTCGTCCACCGAAAAAAGGCATGTCATTTGATTACCCTCGCAATACCGTGGATAAGTCTAAAGTAGTGATTCGCTACACAGGCGATTTCCCTGCAAGCCAGAAAGACCGTGTCGAGATGGGCTTATTGGGCGACATCCTGACCATCCGCTTAAATCAAAAATTACGCGAAGAAATCGGTGGGGTATATTCTCCATATGCTGCGGCGAATGTGTTCAAATATCCTTATACCCATTATAGAATGGATATTTTCTTTACCTGTGCTTCTGCCAACAGAGATGCTTTGGTAAATGCAGCCGTTGGGCAAATAAAAGAGATGCAAAAAGGCATTTCGGCAACAAATTTGGATAAGGTAAAGAAAGCAGCACTGAAAGACAGAAAAGCTTCGCTTCAAATGAATGGTTACTGGAGAAAACTCCTTGAGGATCAGTGGTCAAGAGGAGAGTCTAAAGTCAACTTTGAACAATATAATAAGGATATCCAGTCGGTTACTGCGAAAGATTTGCAGAAAATGGCGCGCAAGTATTTGAAAGCGAACAAACACCTGGAATTCACATTAAGCCCTAATCCTGAAGCTATTAAAAAGTAA
- a CDS encoding SusC/RagA family TonB-linked outer membrane protein, which produces MRQLITLLLLLTVGWAMPSFTMAQKQVTVKGLVTDADTGEGLIGVNVILKGTTSGVVTDYNGQFRFGGLTSTSELQFTYMGYTTQTVKVGNKSIVDVQMKSEVKSLQNVVVFGESQKDVRTITGSVGKIDTKVFSAGTPSGSFDQLLQGQVAGLSIQASGEPGEQAKIRIRGNNSMGVRAKDDAEQQMANNANEPLYILNGAPISSDVFNTINPDDIVDIKVLKDGLSTVQYGTRGANGVIEIKTKKGIVGKTTYNIRYQHTIRPIGGLGGIELMDSKEKLAMERELSIVDGLGFKYSPHQGDSPEVIAYKQRKYQELEGKNTNWLNELSRAGQVKDLQMSMSGGSDNTRYYLSASYYDEEGGYLNSWAKRYTTRFNIDHNLRKNLTLGVDASIGRSQRSKSSTSPARLIYTLQPYETTSSESFVARQPNTGSVNFINPFDELYKQYSEYDAWRIDMNSRLNWTVMKGLNLKTEVGFTFNDGENDQVALANPDAIKDTQKDGSFSKNQSKSLTTRLNMSANYIKSFGEKSMINASVGTEYIHDQNWGFGFRSVGLADKVAPIIGANPDSKINSSLYENALLGFYGQGNYSYAGKYDLTGSFRYDGSSILPKDKRFVPAWGAGASWNIQQEDWMKDRKFFDQLRMRVSYGVNYNSAGIRQTLGMPFYDFTNSDTYRGQRTVNLTEFYNPDLKFERTKQWSVAMDFGILDHRLYGTIEAYIKNTDDLLSNISIPLSNGYGDLLQNIGALENKGIELNLSAVPIRTDHFRWTSSLNVAYNVNKITDLYGQDEIRVGTEGLFKVGEPINSAFVKHWAGVNPVNGQPIYYDEKGRLVPGGFAPQVTGFGTYDQPLTGGWTNIFTYKNLEVSTLFTYAWGGVNYNNLKSTMIRNVKNGEVPYGGFLGDIWLHPGDVKPMPYPKFFTDTSVNSLFLENASYIRWKNVIVRYNLQEKLHLKGVTALKLTAQANNILTITNYQGIDPEVTGIGQPLWRSFTLGFDLTF; this is translated from the coding sequence ATGAGACAATTAATTACGCTATTACTGTTGCTGACGGTAGGTTGGGCTATGCCCAGCTTCACGATGGCTCAAAAGCAAGTGACCGTTAAGGGGCTTGTTACCGACGCAGATACAGGGGAAGGCTTGATTGGGGTGAATGTCATCCTGAAAGGCACAACCTCGGGTGTGGTAACAGACTACAACGGTCAGTTTCGTTTCGGTGGTTTGACCAGCACGAGCGAGTTGCAATTCACTTATATGGGGTATACTACCCAAACGGTGAAAGTGGGCAACAAATCGATCGTCGATGTTCAGATGAAGTCAGAGGTGAAATCGCTACAGAATGTGGTGGTATTCGGGGAAAGCCAGAAGGATGTCCGTACCATTACCGGATCGGTAGGAAAGATTGACACCAAAGTGTTTTCAGCGGGTACACCTTCGGGCTCTTTTGACCAATTGTTGCAGGGGCAGGTAGCGGGATTGTCGATTCAGGCAAGTGGCGAACCTGGCGAGCAGGCTAAAATTCGTATCCGTGGTAACAACTCCATGGGGGTACGTGCCAAAGACGATGCCGAGCAGCAGATGGCCAACAACGCCAACGAACCATTGTATATTTTGAATGGCGCGCCTATATCTTCGGATGTGTTTAATACCATCAACCCAGATGATATCGTGGACATCAAAGTACTGAAAGATGGTCTTTCGACGGTTCAGTATGGTACACGTGGTGCCAATGGGGTAATTGAAATTAAGACTAAAAAGGGGATTGTCGGTAAAACAACCTACAACATCCGCTATCAGCATACCATCCGTCCGATTGGTGGACTTGGCGGTATTGAGCTGATGGATTCCAAGGAAAAACTGGCGATGGAGCGTGAGCTTTCGATCGTGGACGGACTCGGATTTAAATACTCACCACATCAGGGCGATAGCCCAGAGGTGATCGCCTATAAGCAGCGAAAATATCAGGAACTGGAAGGTAAGAATACCAATTGGCTGAATGAGCTTTCGCGCGCAGGCCAGGTGAAAGATTTGCAAATGAGCATGTCGGGCGGGTCGGACAATACCCGTTATTACCTGTCGGCTTCTTACTATGACGAAGAGGGGGGATATTTGAACTCGTGGGCAAAACGTTATACCACCCGTTTCAATATCGACCATAACCTTCGCAAGAATCTTACCTTAGGAGTTGATGCTTCGATTGGTCGTTCACAGCGTTCAAAATCAAGCACTTCACCAGCCCGTTTGATCTACACTTTGCAGCCTTACGAAACCACATCTTCAGAAAGTTTTGTGGCTCGTCAGCCGAATACAGGAAGTGTGAATTTCATCAATCCTTTTGATGAGCTGTACAAGCAGTATTCGGAATACGACGCCTGGAGAATTGACATGAATTCTCGTTTGAACTGGACGGTAATGAAAGGTTTGAACCTGAAAACGGAAGTAGGATTTACCTTTAACGATGGGGAAAATGACCAAGTCGCTTTGGCCAATCCCGATGCAATAAAAGATACGCAAAAGGATGGTTCATTCTCGAAAAACCAGTCGAAGTCCTTAACCACCCGCCTGAACATGTCTGCCAATTACATCAAGAGTTTTGGTGAGAAAAGCATGATCAACGCTTCAGTAGGAACAGAATATATTCATGACCAAAACTGGGGATTTGGTTTCCGCAGTGTAGGTCTTGCTGATAAAGTAGCACCGATTATTGGTGCAAACCCAGATTCGAAAATCAACAGCTCATTGTATGAAAATGCATTGCTCGGTTTTTACGGACAGGGGAACTACTCTTATGCAGGAAAGTATGACCTGACAGGTTCGTTCCGCTACGATGGCTCTTCTATTTTGCCTAAAGATAAGCGATTTGTCCCTGCGTGGGGTGCGGGAGCTTCCTGGAATATTCAGCAAGAAGACTGGATGAAAGACCGCAAGTTTTTCGATCAGTTGCGTATGCGTGTTTCTTATGGGGTAAACTACAATTCTGCGGGTATCCGCCAGACCCTCGGAATGCCGTTCTACGACTTCACCAATTCCGATACTTACCGCGGACAGCGAACAGTGAACCTGACGGAATTCTATAACCCTGACCTGAAATTTGAGCGCACAAAACAATGGAGTGTGGCCATGGATTTCGGTATTTTGGATCACCGTCTGTACGGTACTATCGAAGCTTATATTAAAAACACCGATGATTTGTTGTCTAATATTTCCATTCCGTTGAGTAATGGTTATGGCGATTTGTTGCAGAATATTGGTGCTTTGGAAAACAAGGGTATCGAGCTGAACTTGTCAGCAGTGCCGATTCGTACGGATCATTTCCGCTGGACGTCAAGCCTGAATGTGGCCTACAATGTCAATAAAATTACAGACCTCTACGGACAGGATGAGATTCGTGTAGGAACGGAAGGACTGTTCAAAGTTGGAGAACCGATTAACAGTGCTTTTGTGAAACACTGGGCAGGGGTAAATCCTGTGAATGGTCAGCCGATTTATTATGATGAAAAAGGCCGATTGGTACCTGGTGGTTTTGCGCCGCAGGTAACAGGCTTTGGTACTTATGATCAGCCGTTGACTGGTGGATGGACAAACATTTTCACTTATAAAAATCTAGAGGTTTCAACCCTGTTCACTTATGCATGGGGTGGGGTGAATTACAACAACCTGAAATCGACCATGATCCGTAACGTGAAGAATGGGGAAGTGCCTTACGGTGGATTCCTTGGCGATATCTGGTTGCATCCTGGCGATGTGAAACCAATGCCATACCCTAAATTCTTTACCGATACATCGGTGAACTCACTGTTCCTGGAAAACGCTTCTTATATCCGTTGGAAAAACGTGATTGTGCGCTACAACCTGCAGGAGAAATTACACCTTAAAGGGGTAACTGCACTGAAACTGACCGCACAGGCAAACAACATCCTGACCATCACGAATTACCAGGGTATTGACCCTGAGGTAACGGGTATCGGGCAACCATTGTGGCGTTCATTTACATTAGGTTTTGACTTGACTTTCTAA
- a CDS encoding RagB/SusD family nutrient uptake outer membrane protein, protein MSKRNWIFRMAFWGAMVASTSACSLLDITPQDVVPSVTAFNDVPSYQMALNRMYRDLTSPQQNMATSDFASDDFRQVIEGYAPSNYNIFHWNYTAQPQPFVWQVQYQQIARANVIMDNYDVVTPQSDEEKNEKDQIMAQALAMRAWSYFNLVELYAPRYTGQNGDQLAVPLKLKLDREYLGKSTLKEVYDQMFNDLDRASEIFKETNFNPSSSDAPYVFGQQAVWALKARIALYMGDMKVASENAAHFINTPLLDKDNYWKLWEDQVGSDNQEVIFETDNLSDTDDASLIDYQEIYEFSKVKLALELLQSFEADDIRKDKDYISTDDMPNKYIVQVNDRNTAINRNLCYKYFRLAEQYLIYAEANMNTDKTAALRVFNTLRKARGASEVSTLTATTILQERRRELFSEGLRFYDLKRKAQDLNIVVKRSTGEMLPANSPKYNWSVPLEEINANPNISE, encoded by the coding sequence ATGAGTAAAAGAAATTGGATATTCCGAATGGCATTTTGGGGCGCAATGGTCGCCTCGACAAGTGCCTGTAGTTTGCTTGATATCACGCCTCAGGATGTGGTGCCTTCAGTAACGGCATTCAATGATGTTCCCTCTTATCAGATGGCGCTGAACAGAATGTACCGCGACCTGACAAGCCCTCAGCAGAATATGGCCACTTCTGATTTTGCATCAGATGATTTCCGCCAGGTGATTGAGGGTTACGCACCGTCAAACTATAATATTTTCCATTGGAACTACACCGCTCAGCCTCAGCCTTTCGTTTGGCAGGTGCAGTATCAGCAAATTGCCCGTGCCAATGTGATCATGGACAATTACGATGTGGTAACGCCGCAGTCTGATGAAGAAAAGAATGAAAAAGACCAGATTATGGCGCAGGCTTTGGCCATGCGTGCGTGGTCTTACTTTAACCTGGTGGAGCTTTACGCACCACGATATACAGGGCAAAATGGCGACCAGCTTGCAGTGCCTTTAAAACTGAAGCTTGACCGTGAATATTTGGGTAAATCTACCCTCAAGGAGGTTTATGATCAGATGTTCAATGATCTTGACCGTGCATCAGAGATCTTTAAGGAGACCAATTTCAACCCTTCCAGCTCCGATGCGCCATACGTTTTTGGTCAGCAGGCTGTTTGGGCACTGAAAGCGCGTATTGCCCTATATATGGGAGATATGAAGGTGGCCAGTGAAAATGCGGCACACTTCATCAATACCCCACTTTTGGATAAGGATAACTACTGGAAGTTGTGGGAAGATCAGGTAGGTTCAGACAATCAGGAAGTGATTTTTGAGACGGATAACCTGTCGGATACCGACGACGCGAGTTTGATTGACTATCAGGAAATTTATGAGTTCAGTAAGGTGAAACTTGCGCTTGAACTTTTACAATCCTTTGAAGCTGATGACATCCGCAAGGATAAAGATTATATCAGTACTGACGATATGCCGAATAAATATATTGTGCAGGTGAATGATCGCAATACCGCGATTAACAGAAACCTGTGCTATAAATATTTCCGCCTTGCAGAGCAGTATTTGATTTATGCGGAAGCCAATATGAATACGGACAAAACTGCTGCGCTTCGTGTATTCAATACGTTACGCAAAGCCCGTGGAGCATCGGAAGTAAGCACGCTGACGGCCACTACGATTCTTCAGGAACGTCGCCGCGAGCTCTTTTCAGAAGGTTTGAGATTCTATGATTTGAAGCGTAAGGCACAAGACTTGAATATTGTTGTGAAACGATCGACTGGGGAGATGCTACCCGCGAATTCTCCAAAATACAATTGGTCGGTGCCATTGGAGGAAATCAATGCCAACCCAAATATATCTGAATAA
- a CDS encoding glutamate synthase-related protein, with the protein MSADTYNCDHELFKLEDLEDRTPTYAKVKDLDLVVIRYNDDQVSVFYGRCLHRGALLADGYLEGDNLICGLHYWDYRIDTGVSEYNNEEALHHFKSTIDAGKVYVSLQEVEDYLKENPQPFDREAYLGLYADTNPQPTEPHNATIQSLAKNGLNAKHGPAEAMGVERDQLPKWEDIQFLPAQLARRPLMDDAEVETTTVIGKKAKKPLTLSMPLFVTDMSFGALSKEAKIALSKGAEMAGTGICSGEGGMLKEEQENNSHYFYEMAAAKFGFSWEKVKQAQAFHFKAGQGAKTGIGGHLPANKVNQEIADVRDISVGEDAISPPAFPDLKTAADFKAFAEKVREVSGGIPVGFKMSAAHIEKDIDFALEVGVDYIILDGRGGGTGAAPTIIRNNINIPTIPALARARQYLDSKGADHVSLIITGGLRVAEDFAKALMLGADAIAIGNSAIQAIGCLGMRACNTNFCPVGIATQKENLRARLQINKSAEQLANFFNASNQLLKVISRACGYDQLGAFKADDLTTFNREMHHLTGIAYGGTNL; encoded by the coding sequence ATGTCTGCCGATACTTATAATTGTGATCATGAACTTTTCAAACTTGAGGACCTTGAAGATCGCACCCCCACTTATGCCAAGGTCAAGGATCTTGACCTTGTGGTTATCCGATACAATGACGATCAGGTATCCGTATTTTATGGTCGGTGCCTCCATCGTGGTGCCCTGCTTGCGGATGGCTATCTTGAAGGGGACAACCTCATCTGTGGGCTACATTACTGGGATTATCGCATTGATACGGGCGTTTCGGAATATAATAACGAAGAAGCCCTTCATCATTTTAAATCAACCATCGATGCAGGGAAGGTCTATGTCAGTCTTCAGGAGGTAGAAGACTACCTGAAGGAAAACCCGCAGCCTTTCGACCGCGAAGCTTACCTCGGTTTATATGCCGACACCAATCCGCAGCCTACGGAACCGCATAACGCCACCATTCAGTCCCTTGCCAAAAATGGCCTGAATGCCAAACACGGCCCTGCGGAAGCCATGGGTGTGGAGCGGGATCAACTCCCCAAATGGGAGGACATTCAGTTTCTTCCTGCGCAACTGGCGCGCCGACCACTGATGGACGATGCCGAGGTTGAGACCACCACGGTGATTGGTAAAAAGGCCAAAAAACCACTGACACTTTCCATGCCTCTTTTTGTTACGGACATGAGTTTTGGAGCCCTCTCCAAAGAAGCCAAAATCGCCCTGTCGAAAGGAGCTGAAATGGCAGGAACGGGCATTTGTTCAGGGGAAGGAGGAATGCTCAAAGAAGAGCAGGAAAACAACAGCCACTATTTCTATGAAATGGCAGCAGCCAAGTTTGGCTTTTCGTGGGAGAAAGTAAAACAGGCGCAGGCTTTCCACTTCAAGGCTGGTCAGGGTGCCAAAACAGGCATTGGCGGACACCTGCCTGCCAATAAGGTCAATCAGGAAATTGCCGACGTCAGAGATATATCAGTGGGGGAAGACGCCATCTCGCCCCCTGCCTTTCCCGACCTGAAAACGGCGGCAGACTTCAAGGCTTTTGCCGAGAAAGTCAGGGAAGTCAGCGGAGGCATTCCTGTCGGGTTTAAAATGTCAGCAGCACATATTGAAAAGGATATTGATTTTGCCCTCGAGGTTGGGGTGGACTATATCATTCTTGATGGACGAGGAGGAGGAACAGGCGCTGCACCGACGATCATTCGCAATAATATCAACATTCCTACCATCCCTGCACTGGCACGGGCAAGGCAGTACCTCGACAGTAAAGGTGCAGACCATGTCAGCCTGATTATCACAGGTGGCTTGCGGGTGGCAGAAGATTTTGCCAAAGCCCTAATGCTTGGTGCTGACGCCATCGCCATCGGAAATTCCGCCATTCAGGCCATTGGCTGTCTGGGGATGCGTGCCTGTAATACTAATTTCTGCCCTGTGGGCATTGCCACGCAAAAAGAAAACCTGCGTGCCCGCTTACAGATCAACAAATCTGCTGAACAGCTCGCTAACTTCTTCAATGCAAGTAATCAGTTACTGAAAGTCATTAGTCGCGCCTGTGGCTATGACCAACTCGGCGCCTTCAAGGCCGATGACCTGACGACCTTTAATCGTGAAATGCACCACCTCACGGGCATCGCCTATGGGGGAACTAATCTATAA